A portion of the Calothrix sp. 336/3 genome contains these proteins:
- a CDS encoding DUF2499 domain-containing protein produces MHALSVPTWIIHISSVIEWIAAIWLIWRYGETTNNHAWWALSWGMLPALISAMCACTWHYFDNVPSLEWLVTLQATMTLVGNFTLWAAAFWIWRQSNSPQHLASDNPPANSTQDS; encoded by the coding sequence ATGCACGCTCTTTCAGTCCCCACTTGGATTATTCACATTTCTAGTGTTATTGAGTGGATAGCTGCCATCTGGTTAATTTGGAGATATGGCGAAACCACAAATAACCATGCTTGGTGGGCACTATCTTGGGGAATGTTACCAGCATTAATTAGTGCAATGTGTGCTTGTACTTGGCATTATTTTGACAATGTACCATCCTTAGAATGGTTAGTGACATTACAAGCAACTATGACCTTAGTCGGTAATTTTACCCTCTGGGCGGCGGCATTTTGGATTTGGCGGCAAAGTAATTCTCCACAACATCTTGCCTCAGATAATCCCCCAGCCAATTCCACTCAAGACTCGTAG
- the csaB gene encoding polysaccharide pyruvyl transferase CsaB, protein MRALLSGYYGKGNGGDEALLATLLQMLPPNVSPVVLSGNPQETRQRYGVEVCDRMAFLSVMQALQSCDALIWGGGSLIQDATSAISPFYYGGMMTLAQRMGLKTVAWAQGIGPLKRKQTQWLARQTFAHCTQVSVRDRASAGLLHDWNIPYVLAPDPVWALEAKPVPGLWDLPAPRVAVTLRSHPQLTAMRLSQITKALVDFQKATQTFILLLPFQKAQDLSIAQAIHSAFRDVSQVMCLEEPELLKGVFRGVEMAIGMRLHSLIMAASEGCRCFALSYDPKINRLMEDLDIPGWDVSNLPENPDEISTTWVEHYANGNPLSTDKIKFLLDRAFIHKEILEIALNS, encoded by the coding sequence ATGCGGGCGTTATTGTCTGGTTATTACGGTAAAGGAAATGGTGGTGATGAAGCTTTGCTGGCGACTCTGTTGCAAATGCTACCACCGAATGTGAGTCCTGTGGTTTTGTCTGGTAACCCCCAGGAAACTCGACAGCGCTATGGGGTAGAGGTGTGCGATCGCATGGCTTTTTTGTCTGTGATGCAAGCTTTGCAATCCTGTGATGCTTTAATTTGGGGAGGTGGTAGCCTAATTCAGGATGCAACTAGTGCCATTAGCCCATTTTATTATGGAGGAATGATGACATTAGCCCAGAGAATGGGTTTAAAAACTGTAGCTTGGGCACAGGGTATTGGACCTTTGAAGCGGAAACAGACACAATGGTTAGCAAGACAAACTTTTGCTCATTGTACCCAAGTGAGTGTGCGCGATCGCGCTTCTGCTGGCTTACTCCATGATTGGAATATACCTTATGTTCTCGCACCGGATCCAGTTTGGGCACTAGAAGCAAAACCGGTTCCAGGATTGTGGGATTTACCTGCACCGAGGGTGGCTGTAACATTGCGATCGCACCCCCAACTAACTGCTATGCGGTTATCCCAAATTACTAAAGCTCTGGTGGATTTCCAGAAAGCAACCCAGACTTTTATTCTACTCCTACCTTTCCAGAAAGCCCAGGATTTAAGTATCGCCCAAGCCATACATTCAGCTTTTCGAGATGTCAGTCAGGTGATGTGTTTGGAGGAACCAGAATTACTCAAGGGTGTATTTCGAGGGGTAGAAATGGCGATCGGTATGCGTTTACATAGTTTAATTATGGCTGCGAGTGAGGGATGTCGTTGTTTTGCCCTCAGCTATGATCCCAAAATTAATCGCTTGATGGAAGATTTAGATATACCCGGTTGGGATGTAAGTAATTTGCCGGAAAATCCAGACGAAATTAGCACTACTTGGGTTGAACATTATGCCAATGGCAATCCACTTTCCACGGATAAAATCAAATTTCTCTTGGATCGAGCATTTATCCACAAGGAAATATTAGAAATTGCCCTGAACTCATAA